One segment of Alnus glutinosa chromosome 2, dhAlnGlut1.1, whole genome shotgun sequence DNA contains the following:
- the LOC133861050 gene encoding U-box domain-containing protein 3: MGQEGTVGVREEEEVEAWNQRKQTQILQLSEKLIHGDLESQIEAARDIRKLVRKSSSSSSAAAAAASSSSSSSSSMKTRSKLAAAGVIQPLVFMLVSPSLDAREASLLALLNIAVRNERNKVKIVTAGAIPPLVELLKFRNSSIRELATAAILTLSAAAPNKPTIVASGAAPLLVQILCSGSVQGKVDAVTALHNLSSCTEDYSAILDARAVPPLINLLKECKKYSKFAEKTTALLEILSNSEEGRIAISNSDGGILTLVETVEDGSLVSTEHAVGALLSLCQSCRDKYRELILNEGAIPGLLRLTVDGTAEARERAHTLLDLLRDSPQEKRLASSVLERIVYDIAARVDGADKAAETCKRLLQDMVQRSMEHSLSCIQHRAASCTSSDIPSA, translated from the exons atgggacAGGAAGGCACAGTAGGAgtgagagaggaggaggaggttgaGGCATGGAACCAGAGGAAGCAGACCCAGATACTGCAACTCTCCGAGAAGCTCATCCATGGGGATCTCGAGTCCCAGATAGAAGCAGCCAGAGATATCAGAAAGCTGGTCagaaaatcttcttcttcttcttctgctgctgctgctgctgcttcttcttcttcttcatcatcgtCTTCGATGAAGACCCGCTCAAAGCTGGCAGCAGCGGGTGTGATTCAGCCCCTTGTTTTCATGCTCGTCTCTCCCAGTCTGGATGCTCGGGAAGCCTCTCTCCTCGCCCTCCTCAACATCGCTGTTCGCAACGAACG AAACAAGGTCAAGATAGTCACAGCCGGTGCCATCCCTCCTCTAGTGGAGCTCCTCAAGTTTAGAAACAGCAGTATAAGGGAATTAGCCACTGCAGCAATCTTAACACTCTCAGCTGCTGCACCAAACAAGCCCACTATTGTAGCTTCTGGAGCTGCACCTCTCCTGGTTCAAATCCTCTGTTCTGGAAGCGTTCAAGGAAAAGTTGATGCTGTTACAGCCCTACACAATCTCTCCTCCTGCACGGAGGATTACTCTGCGATTCTTGATGCAAGAGCAGTTCCACCTCTCATTAACCTCCTTAAAGAGTGCAAGAAGTATTCCAAATTCGCTGAAAAAACTACAGCCCTACTTGAAATCCTTTCTAACTCTGAAGAAGGACGAATTGCAATCTCAAATTCTGATGGTGGGATTTTAACACTTGTTGAGACGGTTGAAGATGGATCTCTTGTCAGCACAGAACACGCAGTTGGAGCTTTGCTCTCTTTGTGCCAGAGCTGCCGGGATAAATACCGGGAACTCATTCTTAATGAAGGGGCAATCCCAGGCCTTCTGCGACTGACTGTAGATGGCACAGCTGAAGCTCGAGAGAGAGCCCATACACTTTTGGATTTGCTTAGAGATTCTCCCCAGGAAAAGAGATTAGCTTCCTCAGTTTTGGAGAGAATTGTTTATGACATTGCCGCACGGGTTGATGGAGCAGATAAAGCTGCTGAAACTTGCAAGAGGTTACTGCAAGACATGGTTCAAAGAAGTATGGAGCATAGCTTGAGCTGCATCCAGCATAGGGCTGCATCTTGTACATCTTCGGATATTCCATCTGCATaa
- the LOC133860650 gene encoding GBF-interacting protein 1-like isoform X2, which translates to MSGGGSKGSIPSNLKKVIQTIQEITGNHSEEEIHAMLKDCSMDPNETAQKLLFQDPFHEVKRKRDRRKENLNNKESAESRWRPSLQGRGGRGGRANFPPRHMPHDAGGGRNSGPGKENGINQAAEKAVIPSLPTSQDTKTKDKSPVTSSEPVVSNGPTVGPEESSASVAINNLGTAPPPACANKDSVITFGTGDSHTQPSPSSSNCSVSTSLSSSSAVCFSSLDPVLVPSNDSRLPCSVGAIKREVGSNRSPGEPNAVVLAENKSAAASEISSASVQGKMLGKSQGVGKNQLAESSLPSSSLTHNSSSVSRPSSNYSSRSQQIIGPQKVGSNKEWKPKPTTSNAVQGSGTAGTACASDVPTVSVEDTDQTQPESSVLDMEEATSKVQKKLEELRLPQRQLVIIPNHIHVPESERTKLSFGSFDASFGVTTSYVSGPESDKSSTPVSEASQDVEETVEEEASSNQNALAPAEEGHYPDHPQSPTHVSENLSSGDGDVSSSTIPEYNESKQKTALPSGGHQYPVVHTSPNYSFGLVPPMLGSQLAPFENSESQARDVSRLPSFVPFDPSYYAQFYRSGADSDGRLSPFPSPGVGTKYNGNLAVLSPSSSQSPQEGGVLSTAGPTPLVTQAAGLMQSSIAVTQQPVPVFRPPAGVHISHYPPNYIPYGHYFSPFYVPPPAIHQYLGNSAFPQQPPAGSVYPAPPGTGATGVKYSLPQYKPGTNTGNPSHIGIPSGYGPYGSSPAGYNPSSAANAGNSTANEDLTGSQFNESNVYITGQQSEGSAVWVAAPGRDISSLQTSSFYNLPPQGQHVTFTPTQAGHGTFPGVYHPGQAVTGAMVHPLLQQSQAMAGAVDLVGPGGSVYQQPQQAQINWPSNY; encoded by the exons ATCCATTTCATGAGGTCAAAAGGAAGCGTGATAGGAGAAAAGAG AATCTGAACAACAAAGAGTCTGCAGAATCACGGTGGAGACCCAGTCTGCAGGGGCGAGGGGGTAGGGGTGGACGGGCGAATTTTCCACCTCGACACATGCCACATG ATGCTGGTGGTGGCAGGAATTCTGGCCCTGGAAAGGAGAATGGAATCAACCAAGCTGCTGAGAAGGCTGTCATTCCATCTTTACCAACTTCTCAGGACACAAAAACTAAAGATAAAAGTCCGGTAACAAG CTCTGAGCCTGTCGTTTCCAATGGTCCCACTGTTGGTCCTGAAGAAAGTTCAGCTTCTGTTGCCATTAATAATTTGGGAACTGCGCCACCTCCTGCTTGTGCAAACAAAGATTCCGTCATTACCTTTGGAACTGGGGACTCGCACACACAGCCCTCACCAAGTTCCAGTAACTGTTCAGTGTCGACATCACTGTCATCTTCATCAGCAGTCTGTTTCTCATCTTTGGACCCTGTACTAGTTCCATCTAATGATTCACGGCTCCCTTGTTCTGTGGGTGCAATCAAACGTGAAGTAGGGAGCAATCGATCTCCTGGTGAACCAAATGCAGTTGTCCTTGCTGAGAACAAATCAGCTGCTG CCTCCGAGATTAGTAGTGCTTCCGTACAGGGAAAGATGCTGGGCAAATCTCAAGGAGTTGGGAAAAATCAGCTTGCTGAGTCTTCACTACCTTCGTCTTCACTAACTCATAACAGCTCTTCGGTTAGTCGGCCTTCATCTAATTACAGTAGCCGGTCACAACAAATAATTGGCCCTCAGAAAG TTGGTTCTAATAAGGAATGGAAACCAAAGCCAACCACTAGTAATGCTGTTCAAGGTTCTGGAACAGCTGGTACAGCTTGTGCATCTGATGTTCCCACTGTCTCTGTTGAAGATACTGATCAGACGCAGCCTGAATCTAGTGTCCTTGATATGGAAGAAGCAACTTCAAAAGTGCAGAAGAAGCTTGAGGAGTTACGACTTCCACAACGTCAACTTGTTATTATTCCAAACCATATCCATGTCCCTGAATCTGAAAGAACCAAGTTGAGTTTTGGAAGTTTTGATGCTAGTTTTGGAGTAACTACAAGCTATGTCAGCGGTCCTGAGAGTGACAAGAGCTCTACACCTGTGTCTGAAGCTTCTCAGGATGTTGAAGAAACTGTGGAGGAAGAGGCCTCAAG CAATCAAAATGCATTGGCACCGGCTGAAGAGGGGCATTATCCTGATCACCCACAATCACCTACACATGTATCGGAAAATTTATCATCTGGTGATGGTGATGTCTCATCCAGTACAATCCCGGAGTATAATGAATCAAAGCAGAAGACTGCATTGCCGTCTGGAGGGCATCAATACCCAGTGGTTCATACCTCTCCAAACTACAGTTTTGGGTTGGTGCCTCCAATGTTGGGGAGTCAGCTTGCACCATTTGAAAACTCTGAGTCGCAAGCACGTGATGTTTCCCGTCTTCCTAGCTTCGTT CCATTTGATCCAAGTTATTATGCCCAATTCTACCGCTCGGGTGCTGATAGTGATGGTCGTCTTTCTCCTTTTCCTTCTCCTGGTGTTGGCACCAAATACAATGGGAATCTTGCAGTATTGTCTCCATCAAGTTCTCAATCTCCTCAAGAG GGTGGCGTCCTGTCTACGGCAGGTCCAACACCACTGGTGACTCAGGCTGCAGGGCTCATGCAAAGCTCAATAGCTGTGACTCAGCAGCCAGTCCCTGTCTTTCGACCACCAGCTGGGGTTCATATATCCCATTATCCTCCCAACTACATCCCATATGGTCATTATTTTTCCCCCTTCTATGTGCCACCACCAGCCATCCACCAATATTTGGGCAACAGTGCATTTCCTCAGCAGCCTCCGGCTGGCAGTGTATATCCAGCTCCACCGGGCACAGGTGCCACTGGGGTCAAATACTCACTTCCGCAATACAAACCGGGGACTAACACAGGAAATCCGTCACACATTGGAATACCAAGTGGCTATGGGCCATATGGCTCCTCCCCAGCTGGTTATAACCCCAGTTCTGCTGCAAATGCAGGAAACTCAACAGCTAATGAGGATCTTACAGGGTCCCAGTTCAACGAAAGTAATGTATACATTACCGGGCAGCAG AGCGAAGGTTCGGCTGTATGGGTTGCTGCACCTGGCCGAGACATATCCAGCTTACAAACAAGTTCATTTTACAACCTTCCACCTCAGGGTCAGCATGTGACTTTCACCCCAACACAAGCTGGCCATGGCACTTTTCCCGGTGTCTATCACCCTGGGCAAGCAGTAACGGGAGCAATGGTTCACCCACTTCTGCAACAATCTCAGGCCATGGCGGGAGCTGTTGATTTGGTGGGCCCTGGTGGCAGTGTTTATCAGCAGCCTCAGCAAGCACAGATCAACTGGCCGAGTAACTACTGA
- the LOC133860650 gene encoding GBF-interacting protein 1-like isoform X3 produces MMLVVAGILALERRMESTKLLRRLSFHLYQLLRTQKLKIKVRSEPVVSNGPTVGPEESSASVAINNLGTAPPPACANKDSVITFGTGDSHTQPSPSSSNCSVSTSLSSSSAVCFSSLDPVLVPSNDSRLPCSVGAIKREVGSNRSPGEPNAVVLAENKSAAAASEISSASVQGKMLGKSQGVGKNQLAESSLPSSSLTHNSSSVSRPSSNYSSRSQQIIGPQKVGSNKEWKPKPTTSNAVQGSGTAGTACASDVPTVSVEDTDQTQPESSVLDMEEATSKVQKKLEELRLPQRQLVIIPNHIHVPESERTKLSFGSFDASFGVTTSYVSGPESDKSSTPVSEASQDVEETVEEEASSNQNALAPAEEGHYPDHPQSPTHVSENLSSGDGDVSSSTIPEYNESKQKTALPSGGHQYPVVHTSPNYSFGLVPPMLGSQLAPFENSESQARDVSRLPSFVPFDPSYYAQFYRSGADSDGRLSPFPSPGVGTKYNGNLAVLSPSSSQSPQEGGVLSTAGPTPLVTQAAGLMQSSIAVTQQPVPVFRPPAGVHISHYPPNYIPYGHYFSPFYVPPPAIHQYLGNSAFPQQPPAGSVYPAPPGTGATGVKYSLPQYKPGTNTGNPSHIGIPSGYGPYGSSPAGYNPSSAANAGNSTANEDLTGSQFNESNVYITGQQSEGSAVWVAAPGRDISSLQTSSFYNLPPQGQHVTFTPTQAGHGTFPGVYHPGQAVTGAMVHPLLQQSQAMAGAVDLVGPGGSVYQQPQQAQINWPSNY; encoded by the exons ATG ATGCTGGTGGTGGCAGGAATTCTGGCCCTGGAAAGGAGAATGGAATCAACCAAGCTGCTGAGAAGGCTGTCATTCCATCTTTACCAACTTCTCAGGACACAAAAACTAAAGATAAAAGTCCG CTCTGAGCCTGTCGTTTCCAATGGTCCCACTGTTGGTCCTGAAGAAAGTTCAGCTTCTGTTGCCATTAATAATTTGGGAACTGCGCCACCTCCTGCTTGTGCAAACAAAGATTCCGTCATTACCTTTGGAACTGGGGACTCGCACACACAGCCCTCACCAAGTTCCAGTAACTGTTCAGTGTCGACATCACTGTCATCTTCATCAGCAGTCTGTTTCTCATCTTTGGACCCTGTACTAGTTCCATCTAATGATTCACGGCTCCCTTGTTCTGTGGGTGCAATCAAACGTGAAGTAGGGAGCAATCGATCTCCTGGTGAACCAAATGCAGTTGTCCTTGCTGAGAACAAATCAGCTGCTG CAGCCTCCGAGATTAGTAGTGCTTCCGTACAGGGAAAGATGCTGGGCAAATCTCAAGGAGTTGGGAAAAATCAGCTTGCTGAGTCTTCACTACCTTCGTCTTCACTAACTCATAACAGCTCTTCGGTTAGTCGGCCTTCATCTAATTACAGTAGCCGGTCACAACAAATAATTGGCCCTCAGAAAG TTGGTTCTAATAAGGAATGGAAACCAAAGCCAACCACTAGTAATGCTGTTCAAGGTTCTGGAACAGCTGGTACAGCTTGTGCATCTGATGTTCCCACTGTCTCTGTTGAAGATACTGATCAGACGCAGCCTGAATCTAGTGTCCTTGATATGGAAGAAGCAACTTCAAAAGTGCAGAAGAAGCTTGAGGAGTTACGACTTCCACAACGTCAACTTGTTATTATTCCAAACCATATCCATGTCCCTGAATCTGAAAGAACCAAGTTGAGTTTTGGAAGTTTTGATGCTAGTTTTGGAGTAACTACAAGCTATGTCAGCGGTCCTGAGAGTGACAAGAGCTCTACACCTGTGTCTGAAGCTTCTCAGGATGTTGAAGAAACTGTGGAGGAAGAGGCCTCAAG CAATCAAAATGCATTGGCACCGGCTGAAGAGGGGCATTATCCTGATCACCCACAATCACCTACACATGTATCGGAAAATTTATCATCTGGTGATGGTGATGTCTCATCCAGTACAATCCCGGAGTATAATGAATCAAAGCAGAAGACTGCATTGCCGTCTGGAGGGCATCAATACCCAGTGGTTCATACCTCTCCAAACTACAGTTTTGGGTTGGTGCCTCCAATGTTGGGGAGTCAGCTTGCACCATTTGAAAACTCTGAGTCGCAAGCACGTGATGTTTCCCGTCTTCCTAGCTTCGTT CCATTTGATCCAAGTTATTATGCCCAATTCTACCGCTCGGGTGCTGATAGTGATGGTCGTCTTTCTCCTTTTCCTTCTCCTGGTGTTGGCACCAAATACAATGGGAATCTTGCAGTATTGTCTCCATCAAGTTCTCAATCTCCTCAAGAG GGTGGCGTCCTGTCTACGGCAGGTCCAACACCACTGGTGACTCAGGCTGCAGGGCTCATGCAAAGCTCAATAGCTGTGACTCAGCAGCCAGTCCCTGTCTTTCGACCACCAGCTGGGGTTCATATATCCCATTATCCTCCCAACTACATCCCATATGGTCATTATTTTTCCCCCTTCTATGTGCCACCACCAGCCATCCACCAATATTTGGGCAACAGTGCATTTCCTCAGCAGCCTCCGGCTGGCAGTGTATATCCAGCTCCACCGGGCACAGGTGCCACTGGGGTCAAATACTCACTTCCGCAATACAAACCGGGGACTAACACAGGAAATCCGTCACACATTGGAATACCAAGTGGCTATGGGCCATATGGCTCCTCCCCAGCTGGTTATAACCCCAGTTCTGCTGCAAATGCAGGAAACTCAACAGCTAATGAGGATCTTACAGGGTCCCAGTTCAACGAAAGTAATGTATACATTACCGGGCAGCAG AGCGAAGGTTCGGCTGTATGGGTTGCTGCACCTGGCCGAGACATATCCAGCTTACAAACAAGTTCATTTTACAACCTTCCACCTCAGGGTCAGCATGTGACTTTCACCCCAACACAAGCTGGCCATGGCACTTTTCCCGGTGTCTATCACCCTGGGCAAGCAGTAACGGGAGCAATGGTTCACCCACTTCTGCAACAATCTCAGGCCATGGCGGGAGCTGTTGATTTGGTGGGCCCTGGTGGCAGTGTTTATCAGCAGCCTCAGCAAGCACAGATCAACTGGCCGAGTAACTACTGA
- the LOC133860650 gene encoding GBF-interacting protein 1 isoform X1, translating to MSGGGSKGSIPSNLKKVIQTIQEITGNHSEEEIHAMLKDCSMDPNETAQKLLFQDPFHEVKRKRDRRKENLNNKESAESRWRPSLQGRGGRGGRANFPPRHMPHDAGGGRNSGPGKENGINQAAEKAVIPSLPTSQDTKTKDKSPVTSSEPVVSNGPTVGPEESSASVAINNLGTAPPPACANKDSVITFGTGDSHTQPSPSSSNCSVSTSLSSSSAVCFSSLDPVLVPSNDSRLPCSVGAIKREVGSNRSPGEPNAVVLAENKSAAAASEISSASVQGKMLGKSQGVGKNQLAESSLPSSSLTHNSSSVSRPSSNYSSRSQQIIGPQKVGSNKEWKPKPTTSNAVQGSGTAGTACASDVPTVSVEDTDQTQPESSVLDMEEATSKVQKKLEELRLPQRQLVIIPNHIHVPESERTKLSFGSFDASFGVTTSYVSGPESDKSSTPVSEASQDVEETVEEEASSNQNALAPAEEGHYPDHPQSPTHVSENLSSGDGDVSSSTIPEYNESKQKTALPSGGHQYPVVHTSPNYSFGLVPPMLGSQLAPFENSESQARDVSRLPSFVPFDPSYYAQFYRSGADSDGRLSPFPSPGVGTKYNGNLAVLSPSSSQSPQEGGVLSTAGPTPLVTQAAGLMQSSIAVTQQPVPVFRPPAGVHISHYPPNYIPYGHYFSPFYVPPPAIHQYLGNSAFPQQPPAGSVYPAPPGTGATGVKYSLPQYKPGTNTGNPSHIGIPSGYGPYGSSPAGYNPSSAANAGNSTANEDLTGSQFNESNVYITGQQSEGSAVWVAAPGRDISSLQTSSFYNLPPQGQHVTFTPTQAGHGTFPGVYHPGQAVTGAMVHPLLQQSQAMAGAVDLVGPGGSVYQQPQQAQINWPSNY from the exons ATCCATTTCATGAGGTCAAAAGGAAGCGTGATAGGAGAAAAGAG AATCTGAACAACAAAGAGTCTGCAGAATCACGGTGGAGACCCAGTCTGCAGGGGCGAGGGGGTAGGGGTGGACGGGCGAATTTTCCACCTCGACACATGCCACATG ATGCTGGTGGTGGCAGGAATTCTGGCCCTGGAAAGGAGAATGGAATCAACCAAGCTGCTGAGAAGGCTGTCATTCCATCTTTACCAACTTCTCAGGACACAAAAACTAAAGATAAAAGTCCGGTAACAAG CTCTGAGCCTGTCGTTTCCAATGGTCCCACTGTTGGTCCTGAAGAAAGTTCAGCTTCTGTTGCCATTAATAATTTGGGAACTGCGCCACCTCCTGCTTGTGCAAACAAAGATTCCGTCATTACCTTTGGAACTGGGGACTCGCACACACAGCCCTCACCAAGTTCCAGTAACTGTTCAGTGTCGACATCACTGTCATCTTCATCAGCAGTCTGTTTCTCATCTTTGGACCCTGTACTAGTTCCATCTAATGATTCACGGCTCCCTTGTTCTGTGGGTGCAATCAAACGTGAAGTAGGGAGCAATCGATCTCCTGGTGAACCAAATGCAGTTGTCCTTGCTGAGAACAAATCAGCTGCTG CAGCCTCCGAGATTAGTAGTGCTTCCGTACAGGGAAAGATGCTGGGCAAATCTCAAGGAGTTGGGAAAAATCAGCTTGCTGAGTCTTCACTACCTTCGTCTTCACTAACTCATAACAGCTCTTCGGTTAGTCGGCCTTCATCTAATTACAGTAGCCGGTCACAACAAATAATTGGCCCTCAGAAAG TTGGTTCTAATAAGGAATGGAAACCAAAGCCAACCACTAGTAATGCTGTTCAAGGTTCTGGAACAGCTGGTACAGCTTGTGCATCTGATGTTCCCACTGTCTCTGTTGAAGATACTGATCAGACGCAGCCTGAATCTAGTGTCCTTGATATGGAAGAAGCAACTTCAAAAGTGCAGAAGAAGCTTGAGGAGTTACGACTTCCACAACGTCAACTTGTTATTATTCCAAACCATATCCATGTCCCTGAATCTGAAAGAACCAAGTTGAGTTTTGGAAGTTTTGATGCTAGTTTTGGAGTAACTACAAGCTATGTCAGCGGTCCTGAGAGTGACAAGAGCTCTACACCTGTGTCTGAAGCTTCTCAGGATGTTGAAGAAACTGTGGAGGAAGAGGCCTCAAG CAATCAAAATGCATTGGCACCGGCTGAAGAGGGGCATTATCCTGATCACCCACAATCACCTACACATGTATCGGAAAATTTATCATCTGGTGATGGTGATGTCTCATCCAGTACAATCCCGGAGTATAATGAATCAAAGCAGAAGACTGCATTGCCGTCTGGAGGGCATCAATACCCAGTGGTTCATACCTCTCCAAACTACAGTTTTGGGTTGGTGCCTCCAATGTTGGGGAGTCAGCTTGCACCATTTGAAAACTCTGAGTCGCAAGCACGTGATGTTTCCCGTCTTCCTAGCTTCGTT CCATTTGATCCAAGTTATTATGCCCAATTCTACCGCTCGGGTGCTGATAGTGATGGTCGTCTTTCTCCTTTTCCTTCTCCTGGTGTTGGCACCAAATACAATGGGAATCTTGCAGTATTGTCTCCATCAAGTTCTCAATCTCCTCAAGAG GGTGGCGTCCTGTCTACGGCAGGTCCAACACCACTGGTGACTCAGGCTGCAGGGCTCATGCAAAGCTCAATAGCTGTGACTCAGCAGCCAGTCCCTGTCTTTCGACCACCAGCTGGGGTTCATATATCCCATTATCCTCCCAACTACATCCCATATGGTCATTATTTTTCCCCCTTCTATGTGCCACCACCAGCCATCCACCAATATTTGGGCAACAGTGCATTTCCTCAGCAGCCTCCGGCTGGCAGTGTATATCCAGCTCCACCGGGCACAGGTGCCACTGGGGTCAAATACTCACTTCCGCAATACAAACCGGGGACTAACACAGGAAATCCGTCACACATTGGAATACCAAGTGGCTATGGGCCATATGGCTCCTCCCCAGCTGGTTATAACCCCAGTTCTGCTGCAAATGCAGGAAACTCAACAGCTAATGAGGATCTTACAGGGTCCCAGTTCAACGAAAGTAATGTATACATTACCGGGCAGCAG AGCGAAGGTTCGGCTGTATGGGTTGCTGCACCTGGCCGAGACATATCCAGCTTACAAACAAGTTCATTTTACAACCTTCCACCTCAGGGTCAGCATGTGACTTTCACCCCAACACAAGCTGGCCATGGCACTTTTCCCGGTGTCTATCACCCTGGGCAAGCAGTAACGGGAGCAATGGTTCACCCACTTCTGCAACAATCTCAGGCCATGGCGGGAGCTGTTGATTTGGTGGGCCCTGGTGGCAGTGTTTATCAGCAGCCTCAGCAAGCACAGATCAACTGGCCGAGTAACTACTGA